From the Euphorbia lathyris chromosome 6, ddEupLath1.1, whole genome shotgun sequence genome, one window contains:
- the LOC136234109 gene encoding uncharacterized protein: MALSSAFRERLQHMEDTRNQRLSLLQGEKDLQVIKSQMLESKLVNIRSMEQRCLMLDRHIAFQRFEILNLKSEIQNLDSKYQSDSHQLRVMKRGMEELEEMQKEKERFYELKCHEMKAFREDVEKFVHESKSQVNELRNQANELKSIFVKLQGNNGYLSNAEIAAAEMRKTQLVGMKEDLERKLESNYQIRSRLQNKLKEVIQHARSTEEKKYPTSSR, from the exons ATGGCGCTTTCCTCCGCGTTTCGAGAGAGGCTACAGCACATGGAGGATACCAGAAATCAGCGCCTTTCTCTCCTACAG GGAGAGAAAGACTTGCAAGTGATCAAGTCGCAAATGTTAGAGTCAAAACTAGTCAACATTCGATCAATGGAGCAGCGGTGCTTGATGCTCGATCGTCACATTGCGTTTCAACGATTTGAAATTTTGAATCTCAAGTCTGAAATCCAGAACCTCGATTCCAAATACCAGAGCGATTCGCATCAATTGAG GGTCATGAAAAGAGGTATGGAGGAGCTGGAGGAAATgcagaaggagaaggagaggtTTTACGAGCTGAAATGTCATGAAATGAAGGCATTTAGGGAAGACGTGGAGAAATTTGTTCATGAATCTAAGAGTCAAGTGAATGAATTAAGAAACCAAGCAAATGAG TTGAAATCAATCTTCGTAAAACTTCAAGGCAACAATGGTTATTTGAGCAACGCTGAAATTGCTGCAGCAGAGATGAGAAAGACACAACTTGTGGGTATGAAGGAGGATTTGGAGAGGAAGTTAGAATCTAACTACCAAATTAGATCACGGCTGCAAAATAAGCTTAAGGAAGTTATTCAGCATGCAAGATCAACAGAAGAGAAAAAATATCCCACTTCAAGCAGGTAA
- the LOC136231978 gene encoding uncharacterized protein: protein MADEMALDLEELRHLHSLAKRPRVLSLIDSEIRNLEKLSKEPVPAPVSTPTPTPIAAGVKVPSTLARNYTTLGSFSWDQDNDKLKIYISLEGVEQEKIETEIKARSFDIKFHDVQGKNYRCAIPKLNKEIEPEKCKILVKPTRVVITLFKASKGNWPDLHFKEDKLKPNLDKEPDPMAGIMNLMKNMYDEGDEDLKRTIAKAWTDARTGKTADPLKGFP, encoded by the exons ATGGCGGACGAAATGGCTCTAGATTTGGAGGAACTAAGGCACCTACACAGCTTAGCCAAGAGACCTCGAGTTCTCTCCCTCATCGACTCTGAGATACGCAATTTGGAAAAG CTGTCAAAGGAACCTGTTCCTGCACCTGTTTCAACTCCAACACCAACTCCTATTGCAGCTGGAGTGAAGGTGCCTTCTACCCTTGCTCGGAATTACACTACGCTTGGATCTTTCAGCTGGGATCAGGACAATGATAAACTAAAG ATATATATCTCGCTAGAGGGGGTCGAGCAAGAAAAAATTGAGACAGAAATCAAGGCAAGGTCATTTGATATCAAATTCCATGATGTCCAAGGAAAGAACTACAGATGTGCCATACCGAAATTGAACAAGGAAATTGAACCAGAAAAATGTAAGATACTGGTAAAGCCAACCAGGGTTGTCATCACTCTGTTTAAAGCTTCAAAGGGGAACTGGCCTGACTTGCACTTCAAAGAGGACAAA CTGAAGCCAAATTTGGATAAGGAACCAGATCCTATGGCTGGAATTATGAATTTGATGAAG AATATGTACGATGAAGGGGATGAAGATCTGAAACGAACAATTGCCAAGGCATGGACTGATGCAAGAACAGGGAAGACAGCTGATCCTTTGAAGGGCTTTCCTTAG